The following proteins are co-located in the Trichormus variabilis 0441 genome:
- the pdxA gene encoding 4-hydroxythreonine-4-phosphate dehydrogenase PdxA has translation MYQLNQNQTVNTPEKYRPRLALTVGDPGGIGTEVILKALADLEIGHHYDLTVVGNKNLLIKTYQQLSLTENLAPLADPNLLKIIDVTIDQEIAGQINVGTGNAASGAASFTYMEYAIAQTLAGEFDGIVTGPIAKSAWKAAGYNYPGQTELLAEKSGVDRFGMLFVARSPHTGWTLRALLATTHIPLRQVADTLTPPLLTQKLDLLVECLEKDFGITSGRIAIAGLNPHSGEQGQLGTEELDWLIPWLESERQKRPNFQLDGPIPPDTMWVKPGQAWYGNGVVQHSADGYLALYHDQGLIPVKLMAFDRAVNTSIGLPFVRTSPDHGTAFDIAGKGIADATSMKEAIVLAAELVSQRLGLEK, from the coding sequence ATGTACCAATTAAATCAAAATCAGACAGTAAATACACCTGAAAAATATCGCCCACGTTTAGCTCTAACAGTGGGAGATCCTGGCGGAATCGGGACAGAAGTGATTTTAAAAGCTTTGGCTGATTTAGAAATCGGTCATCACTATGACTTAACTGTAGTAGGTAATAAAAATTTACTCATAAAGACGTATCAACAACTAAGCTTGACTGAAAATTTAGCGCCTTTGGCTGATCCTAATTTATTAAAAATCATTGATGTAACTATTGATCAAGAAATTGCGGGACAGATAAATGTAGGAACTGGTAACGCGGCTAGTGGTGCAGCCAGTTTCACTTATATGGAATATGCGATCGCCCAAACCCTAGCGGGTGAATTTGATGGAATTGTGACTGGCCCCATAGCTAAATCTGCATGGAAAGCCGCAGGCTATAATTACCCAGGACAAACGGAACTGCTAGCTGAAAAGTCTGGTGTTGATCGCTTTGGGATGTTATTTGTCGCGCGATCGCCTCACACTGGTTGGACACTGAGAGCCTTACTCGCAACTACCCATATACCTTTACGTCAAGTGGCGGATACACTAACACCGCCATTGCTGACGCAAAAATTAGATTTGTTGGTGGAGTGTTTAGAGAAAGATTTTGGCATCACTAGTGGGAGAATTGCGATCGCTGGTTTAAATCCCCACAGTGGCGAACAAGGACAACTGGGAACAGAAGAACTAGATTGGTTAATTCCTTGGTTAGAGTCAGAACGACAAAAACGCCCAAATTTCCAGCTAGATGGGCCGATTCCCCCGGATACGATGTGGGTTAAGCCTGGTCAAGCTTGGTATGGTAATGGGGTTGTGCAGCACTCTGCTGATGGCTACCTGGCACTGTACCACGACCAAGGTTTAATTCCTGTCAAACTGATGGCATTTGACCGGGCTGTGAATACTTCTATAGGTTTACCTTTTGTCCGTACTTCCCCAGACCACGGAACAGCTTTTGATATTGCCGGTAAAGGTATTGCTGATGCTACTAGTATGAAGGAGGCGATCGTATTAGCGGCTGAGTTGGTTAGTCAAAGGTTAGGTTTGGAAAAATAA
- the nblR gene encoding response regulator transcription factor NblR, whose translation MIATHSPCVLVIETDDSLANQLSFDLQEAGYDAILASDATTGLQYCRDRQPALVVLDRMLAGESGLSLCKNLRNTGVRSPVLVLMARDTVDDRVACLEAGADDYILKPYRPEDFLRLIRLYLKPDVDTTEQLRFGDLILDLANRRAVYSGRNVELTMKEFELLKYLMEHPREVLTREQILENVWGYDFMGESNVIEVYIRYLRLKIEDEGQKRLIQTVRGVGYVLRES comes from the coding sequence ATGATAGCTACTCATAGCCCCTGTGTTTTGGTGATCGAAACTGATGATAGCCTAGCGAATCAACTGTCTTTTGATTTACAAGAAGCTGGCTATGATGCTATTTTGGCGAGCGATGCGACTACTGGGTTACAATACTGTCGCGATCGCCAGCCTGCTTTAGTTGTATTGGACAGAATGCTGGCGGGTGAATCTGGTCTTTCTTTGTGCAAAAATCTCAGGAATACCGGAGTGCGATCGCCAGTATTAGTTTTAATGGCTAGGGACACAGTTGATGATCGGGTTGCTTGTCTAGAAGCAGGGGCTGATGATTATATTCTTAAACCTTATCGCCCAGAAGATTTTTTAAGACTGATTCGCCTCTACTTGAAACCAGATGTCGATACCACAGAACAGTTACGCTTTGGTGATTTGATTTTAGACCTAGCTAATCGCCGCGCTGTTTACAGTGGACGAAATGTCGAGTTAACAATGAAAGAATTTGAACTTTTAAAATACTTAATGGAACATCCCCGTGAAGTATTAACCCGCGAACAAATTCTCGAAAACGTCTGGGGTTACGATTTTATGGGTGAATCTAATGTTATAGAAGTGTATATTCGCTACTTACGCTTAAAAATTGAGGATGAAGGTCAAAAGCGTCTAATTCAAACGGTGCGAGGCGTTGGTTACGTCCTTAGAGAGTCCTAA
- a CDS encoding CAP domain-containing protein: protein MSRQPAFGIAISMLVLAGGLMAPLIPGHSSTKHATGDSPLSIFSHQVATTTTTTFQTTALEKSVFEQINRYRMSRRLPKLTLNARITQQARVHSRNMARGRVPFSHQGFEQRVNAIPLRYNSAAENVAFNRGYDDPANEAVIGWIDSPGHLKNIKGNFNMTGIGVATNAQGEVYLTQIFLRTR from the coding sequence ATGTCCCGACAACCTGCTTTTGGCATCGCTATAAGTATGCTTGTCCTTGCCGGAGGATTAATGGCTCCTCTAATACCAGGTCACTCTTCTACAAAACACGCCACTGGTGATTCACCGTTGTCGATTTTTTCTCATCAGGTTGCTACCACTACTACTACAACCTTTCAAACTACTGCTTTGGAAAAATCAGTATTTGAGCAGATTAATCGGTATCGGATGTCTAGAAGACTACCAAAGTTGACCTTAAATGCGAGGATCACTCAGCAAGCAAGAGTTCACAGTCGAAACATGGCTAGAGGTAGAGTTCCGTTTAGCCATCAAGGATTTGAGCAACGAGTGAATGCTATTCCTCTTCGCTACAACAGTGCTGCCGAAAATGTGGCTTTTAATCGGGGATATGACGATCCAGCAAACGAAGCTGTGATTGGTTGGATAGATAGTCCTGGTCATTTAAAGAATATCAAAGGCAATTTCAATATGACTGGTATTGGCGTTGCCACTAATGCCCAAGGGGAAGTTTATCTGACACAAATTTTCTTGCGTACTCGATAG
- a CDS encoding NACHT domain-containing protein, which translates to MTSQGLRASPEGIRAAKTALTDKTLTQQKLAAALGITRQPVSKFFAGEPVSRSCFVQICQQLGLSWQKVVGLAEEAISETTLQPKGIDLDVLVREVRQKRQEKIQDQCCTLQMLDIAQAIPLSEIYTPVSILEEITSQQWREISDLMNDWCLESNFQGFGQGNHQRALAGLDAISRYSKLMLLGKPGSGKTTFLQYLAMECNHGKLRPNQVPIFIRLKEFAEDTQRESELNLLQYLLQEFSCNGVEEESTLAVLAGGKALILLDALDEVPLSHVDKVIREIRKFIQTFYKNQFVITCRVSAQKYRFQGFTEVEIADFQEQQRDVFVRQWFMAVAHLSSKEGESTCNIFTQQLNLPENQRIRELANTPILLHLLCLVFRVKMQFPYKPANLYEQALNILLARWDETRGIKRDDFYAHLNLANKKKLLCYLAVHTFVKGDYFFTSDKIQNLICDYLSNQSNTIDLQQHSIAVLQGIEAQDGLLVERARGIDSFSHLAFQEYLTAKYIVDDAQNYNWQLLINHIGEERWHNLLFLIVSMLDNPDEILQLMKDKIDELVAADEKIQSYLVWLHQKTSEVVNSQQVFAARAFYIICSCTFTHSANDVLAGDLFNNLSFNSELALDQLLFSTLNCVSELELGFEQNLHHAHAFNYIYALNINFDEAINVVNDAEFREELQKLKRGLPSAEGNLEKVVYWWYENGKLWNQQLRSKIIKYRNIGYDWQFNQQQVRLLQQYFEANKLLRDCLRYALDSRLKRKIEDELFLVYQKR; encoded by the coding sequence ATGACCAGCCAAGGACTGAGAGCTTCGCCTGAAGGTATTAGAGCCGCGAAAACAGCCCTAACCGACAAAACCTTGACTCAACAAAAACTAGCAGCTGCGTTAGGGATTACACGTCAACCAGTCTCCAAGTTTTTCGCGGGAGAGCCAGTATCTCGCAGCTGTTTTGTGCAAATTTGCCAACAACTAGGACTATCATGGCAAAAAGTTGTTGGTTTAGCGGAGGAAGCAATATCAGAGACTACATTACAACCCAAAGGAATTGACCTTGATGTGTTGGTAAGGGAAGTGCGCCAAAAGCGTCAGGAGAAAATTCAAGACCAGTGCTGTACTCTACAAATGTTAGATATTGCTCAGGCAATTCCCTTAAGTGAAATTTACACTCCTGTGAGTATTTTGGAGGAGATAACCAGTCAGCAATGGCGGGAAATTTCTGACCTAATGAACGATTGGTGTCTTGAGTCTAACTTTCAGGGGTTTGGACAAGGAAACCATCAAAGAGCATTAGCAGGGTTAGATGCCATATCGCGCTATTCAAAGTTGATGCTGTTGGGTAAACCTGGGTCTGGTAAGACAACATTTTTACAGTATCTAGCAATGGAATGTAATCATGGTAAATTACGACCCAATCAAGTACCTATTTTTATTAGGTTAAAGGAATTTGCTGAAGATACTCAACGTGAGAGTGAGTTAAATCTTCTACAGTACTTACTTCAAGAATTTAGTTGCAATGGAGTTGAAGAAGAATCAACTTTAGCAGTACTTGCTGGCGGTAAAGCACTAATTTTACTTGATGCTTTAGATGAAGTGCCATTGAGTCATGTAGATAAAGTTATCAGAGAAATCCGCAAGTTTATTCAGACATTTTATAAAAATCAATTTGTAATTACTTGCCGAGTTTCTGCCCAAAAATATAGATTTCAAGGTTTCACTGAGGTAGAAATTGCAGATTTTCAAGAACAACAAAGAGATGTTTTTGTCAGGCAATGGTTTATGGCAGTAGCTCATCTGTCAAGCAAAGAAGGTGAATCAACTTGCAATATATTTACCCAGCAACTAAACTTACCAGAAAATCAGCGTATCCGAGAATTAGCTAATACACCAATTTTATTACATCTTTTGTGTCTAGTATTTAGAGTTAAGATGCAATTTCCCTATAAGCCGGCAAACTTATATGAACAGGCACTGAATATTTTACTGGCTAGATGGGATGAAACTAGAGGTATCAAAAGAGATGATTTCTATGCACATTTAAATTTAGCAAATAAGAAAAAGCTGCTTTGTTACCTTGCTGTCCATACTTTTGTGAAAGGAGATTATTTTTTTACCTCAGATAAAATTCAAAACCTAATATGTGATTATTTATCCAACCAATCAAATACCATTGATTTACAGCAGCACAGTATAGCTGTTCTGCAAGGAATTGAAGCACAAGATGGTTTATTAGTAGAACGGGCTAGGGGGATTGATTCTTTTTCCCATTTGGCATTTCAAGAATATCTCACTGCAAAATATATTGTTGATGATGCTCAAAATTATAATTGGCAGTTATTAATTAACCACATAGGTGAGGAGCGTTGGCATAACTTATTATTTTTAATTGTCAGTATGCTAGACAACCCTGATGAAATACTGCAATTAATGAAAGATAAAATTGATGAACTTGTAGCTGCTGATGAAAAGATTCAAAGTTATTTAGTTTGGCTGCATCAAAAAACTAGTGAAGTGGTTAATTCACAGCAAGTATTTGCTGCTCGTGCCTTTTACATAATTTGTAGTTGCACTTTTACCCATAGTGCCAATGATGTGTTAGCAGGAGATTTATTTAATAATCTATCTTTTAATTCTGAATTAGCTCTGGATCAGTTGCTTTTTAGTACTCTGAACTGTGTGAGTGAGCTAGAACTTGGTTTTGAACAAAATCTGCATCATGCTCATGCTTTTAATTATATCTACGCTCTCAATATTAATTTTGATGAAGCTATTAATGTAGTTAACGATGCTGAATTTAGAGAAGAATTACAAAAGCTAAAAAGAGGATTACCCAGCGCAGAAGGTAACCTTGAAAAAGTAGTATATTGGTGGTATGAAAATGGTAAATTATGGAACCAGCAATTGAGAAGCAAGATAATTAAATATCGTAATATTGGTTATGACTGGCAATTTAATCAGCAACAGGTTCGACTATTACAACAATATTTTGAAGCTAATAAATTACTAAGAGATTGTCTAAGATATGCCTTGGATAGTAGACTAAAACGAAAAATTGAGGATGAATTATTTTTAGTCTACCAAAAGAGATAA
- a CDS encoding rhodanese-like domain-containing protein — translation MTNNPLGRIIPQQPPIEPQSDVHALKSRLEWGEPAFTILDVSDRSTYNNGHIMGAMAMPIEDLVDRASSSLEKSRDIYVYGAGDEQTSQAVNLLRSAGFNHVSELKGGLAAWKAIGGPTEGIIESRTPAGADDYNVVSRMQNHLENQKKEV, via the coding sequence ATGACTAATAATCCATTAGGCCGTATTATTCCTCAGCAACCACCCATTGAACCACAATCTGATGTTCATGCACTCAAATCTCGTTTAGAGTGGGGCGAACCAGCTTTTACAATATTAGATGTAAGCGATCGCTCTACCTATAACAATGGACATATTATGGGTGCGATGGCAATGCCCATTGAGGACTTAGTAGACAGAGCCTCATCGTCCTTAGAAAAAAGCCGTGATATTTATGTTTATGGTGCAGGTGATGAGCAAACCTCCCAAGCAGTAAATCTCCTGCGTTCGGCTGGTTTTAACCACGTCTCTGAACTCAAGGGTGGTTTAGCTGCATGGAAGGCGATTGGTGGCCCTACCGAAGGAATTATTGAGTCCAGAACTCCCGCAGGTGCGGATGACTACAACGTTGTTTCTCGAATGCAAAATCATTTAGAGAATCAGAAGAAGGAAGTTTAG
- a CDS encoding SDR family oxidoreductase, whose amino-acid sequence MTLLIVGATGTLGRQVARRAIDEGYKVRCLVRSPKRAAFLKEWGAELVRGDLCQPQTLAEALEGVTAVIDAATSRATDSLTIKQVDWEGQIALIQAAKAASVERFIFFSIIDADKYPEVPLMEIKRCTELFLAESGINYTVLRLAGFMQGLIGQYGIPILEGQPVWVTGASSPVAYMDTLDIAKFAVRALSVPETEKQAFPVVGTRAWSAEEIINLCERLSGKEAKVRRMPINLLRAVRGLAKFFQWGWNIADRLAFTEVLASGRPLNASMDEVYTVFGLEKEQSTTLESYLQEYFSRILKKLKQLDYEKTKTKKQKDKKTPFKKVNS is encoded by the coding sequence ATGACATTATTAATAGTCGGTGCCACTGGCACCTTAGGAAGACAAGTGGCTCGTCGGGCGATCGATGAGGGATATAAAGTGCGTTGTCTTGTCAGAAGCCCTAAAAGAGCAGCTTTTTTAAAAGAATGGGGAGCCGAACTCGTCAGAGGAGATTTATGTCAACCCCAGACTCTGGCAGAGGCGCTAGAAGGCGTAACAGCAGTAATTGATGCAGCTACTTCTCGCGCTACAGATTCGCTGACAATCAAGCAGGTGGACTGGGAAGGACAAATAGCCCTGATCCAGGCAGCAAAGGCGGCGAGTGTAGAACGTTTTATATTCTTCTCTATTATTGATGCCGATAAATATCCAGAAGTCCCACTGATGGAAATTAAACGGTGTACAGAATTATTTTTAGCTGAATCTGGGATAAATTACACTGTTCTGCGCTTGGCTGGCTTCATGCAGGGGTTAATCGGTCAGTATGGCATCCCCATTTTAGAAGGGCAACCTGTGTGGGTAACTGGCGCATCTTCCCCAGTCGCCTATATGGATACTTTAGACATTGCTAAATTTGCTGTGCGGGCGTTGAGTGTGCCAGAAACAGAAAAACAAGCTTTTCCTGTAGTGGGTACTCGTGCCTGGAGTGCCGAAGAAATCATTAACTTATGTGAACGCTTATCTGGCAAAGAGGCTAAAGTTAGACGAATGCCCATCAACCTACTACGAGCTGTGCGCGGTCTGGCTAAGTTCTTTCAGTGGGGATGGAATATAGCCGACAGACTGGCATTTACCGAAGTTTTGGCTAGTGGTAGACCGCTAAATGCTTCAATGGACGAAGTTTACACAGTCTTTGGGTTAGAGAAAGAACAAAGTACTACTTTAGAAAGCTATTTACAAGAGTATTTCAGCCGGATTCTGAAAAAGCTCAAACAGTTAGATTACGAGAAAACTAAAACTAAAAAGCAGAAAGACAAAAAAACTCCCTTTAAAAAAGTCAATAGTTAA
- a CDS encoding DUF192 domain-containing protein gives MMRWLSLIPMLLSILLMACSSQNTAETPTDTASPPPALVVNSGQTLPISAKATVPNGTTIELEVAKTQEQQQMGLMYRPALPDNRGMLFSFPSPQPARFWMKNVPVALDMVFLQKGVVKYIQAAAPPCLSEPCPTYGPDVLIDAVIELRAGRAAELNLQPGNSIKIEFLNNRN, from the coding sequence ATGATGCGTTGGTTAAGTTTAATTCCGATGTTATTGAGTATTCTACTGATGGCTTGTTCTTCACAAAACACAGCCGAAACACCTACAGATACTGCTAGTCCTCCGCCTGCACTAGTAGTGAATTCTGGACAAACGCTACCAATTTCAGCTAAAGCAACTGTTCCCAATGGCACAACTATTGAATTAGAAGTGGCAAAAACACAAGAACAGCAGCAAATGGGACTGATGTATCGGCCAGCTTTACCAGATAACAGGGGAATGCTGTTTTCTTTTCCTTCTCCACAACCAGCTAGATTTTGGATGAAGAATGTACCGGTTGCTTTAGATATGGTGTTTTTGCAAAAGGGCGTAGTCAAGTATATTCAGGCTGCTGCACCTCCTTGCCTTAGTGAGCCTTGTCCTACATATGGCCCTGACGTACTTATTGATGCAGTCATAGAGTTACGTGCAGGCAGGGCAGCTGAGTTAAATTTGCAGCCAGGCAATAGTATCAAAATTGAGTTTTTAAATAACCGTAATTAA
- a CDS encoding NAD(+) kinase — protein sequence MPKVGIIYNDIKPVAGRVAIELKDKLTTAGWDVSITSSIGGILGYSNPESPVCHTPIDGLTPPGFDSEMKFAIVLGGDGTVLAASRQVAPCGIPILAINTGHMGFLTETYLNQLPQAIDQAIAGEYEIEERAMLTVKVLRGESVLWEALCLNEMVLHREPLTSMCHFEIAVGRHAPVDIAADGVIVSTPTGSTAYSLSAGGPVVTPGVPALQLVPICPHSLASRALVFPDTEPVNIYPVNIPRLVMVVDGNGGCYIFPEDRVYLERSPYSVKFIRLQPPEFFRILREKLGWGLPHIAKPTSVELP from the coding sequence GTGCCGAAAGTAGGCATTATATACAACGACATTAAACCGGTAGCCGGTCGTGTTGCTATCGAGTTAAAAGATAAGCTAACCACAGCCGGTTGGGATGTATCTATCACATCTAGTATCGGTGGCATATTGGGCTACTCTAATCCCGAAAGCCCTGTGTGCCACACACCAATTGACGGTTTGACACCCCCTGGTTTTGATTCAGAGATGAAGTTTGCCATAGTGCTGGGGGGCGATGGTACTGTTTTAGCCGCATCGCGTCAGGTAGCGCCTTGCGGTATCCCGATTTTGGCCATCAATACCGGACACATGGGGTTCCTAACGGAAACTTACCTAAATCAATTACCCCAAGCTATAGATCAGGCGATCGCCGGTGAGTATGAAATCGAAGAACGAGCCATGCTCACAGTCAAAGTGCTACGAGGAGAATCAGTACTTTGGGAGGCTCTATGCTTGAACGAAATGGTTTTGCATCGTGAACCATTAACGTCAATGTGTCATTTTGAGATTGCTGTAGGTCGTCATGCGCCAGTTGATATTGCCGCAGATGGGGTAATTGTTTCTACGCCTACAGGCTCCACCGCTTACTCTTTAAGCGCAGGTGGGCCAGTTGTCACCCCCGGCGTACCCGCATTGCAGCTCGTTCCTATTTGTCCCCATTCTTTGGCTTCTAGGGCTTTGGTATTTCCCGATACTGAACCAGTCAATATTTACCCGGTGAACATTCCCCGGTTGGTGATGGTAGTCGATGGCAACGGGGGATGCTATATTTTTCCCGAAGATAGAGTATATCTGGAGCGCTCGCCATACAGTGTCAAATTTATTCGCCTCCAACCACCAGAATTTTTCCGTATTTTGCGAGAAAAACTGGGTTGGGGTCTACCGCATATCGCCAAACCAACTTCAGTAGAATTACCTTAG
- a CDS encoding DUF2949 domain-containing protein: MTIQTKQGGELQMSPSTYSRLIHFLQEDLAISAASLAVALRHREQDPGPLPMILWQYGLISLEQLEKIYDWLETA, encoded by the coding sequence ATGACGATTCAGACTAAACAAGGAGGTGAGTTACAGATGTCACCATCTACTTATTCAAGACTAATTCATTTTCTACAGGAAGATTTAGCAATTTCTGCGGCATCTTTGGCTGTGGCACTACGCCATCGAGAACAAGATCCAGGGCCTTTGCCTATGATTCTTTGGCAGTACGGTTTAATTAGCTTAGAACAGTTAGAAAAAATTTATGATTGGTTAGAAACAGCGTAA
- a CDS encoding ribonuclease H-like domain-containing protein, with product MTLQDFQVGDRDLSDAAVDQYLQSEAIAVDTETMGLLPQRDRLCLIQLCNPEGKVTAIRIARGQTAAPNLKKLLEATNVLKVFHFARFDVATLRHHLDIHVQPIFCTKIASKLARTYTNRHGLKDLVYELEQVELDKSAQSSDWGNAANLTDAQLSYAANDVRYLLSAQQKLVAMLKREERWELAQQCFQVLPTIVSLDLLQFKDLFEH from the coding sequence ATGACATTACAAGATTTCCAAGTTGGCGATCGCGACCTTAGTGACGCTGCTGTTGACCAATATTTACAATCAGAGGCGATCGCTGTCGATACAGAAACGATGGGATTGTTACCCCAGCGCGATCGCCTGTGCTTAATTCAACTATGCAACCCAGAGGGTAAGGTAACTGCAATCCGTATAGCCAGAGGGCAAACCGCAGCGCCTAATCTCAAAAAACTCCTAGAAGCAACAAACGTCCTCAAAGTTTTCCACTTCGCTCGGTTTGATGTGGCTACCTTGCGTCACCATCTGGATATTCATGTCCAGCCAATTTTCTGCACCAAAATCGCCAGTAAGTTAGCCCGCACTTACACCAATCGCCACGGACTTAAAGATTTGGTGTATGAGTTGGAACAAGTAGAACTAGATAAAAGCGCTCAAAGTTCGGATTGGGGAAACGCTGCAAATTTAACTGACGCACAACTCAGTTACGCCGCCAATGATGTCCGCTATTTACTCAGCGCCCAGCAAAAGTTAGTCGCCATGCTCAAACGCGAAGAACGCTGGGAACTAGCACAACAATGCTTTCAAGTCCTACCAACAATTGTTTCTCTAGATTTATTACAGTTCAAGGATTTGTTTGAACATTAA
- a CDS encoding CAP domain-containing protein has translation MLKTTIYAVALGTFALTSGASAVSLQIQPPAPKSSSISSDRLLAQYSFPRQYNRLPARYPGQSYPQRPYNPSGGQNNPSSPSGGQNNPSSPSGGQNNPSSPSGGQNNPSSPSGGQNNPSSPSGGQNNPSSPSGGQNNGNSASIEQAVFDQVNQYRQSQGLPALTRNASIDEQARTHSQNMASGKVPFSHQGFDQRVKALNMPNKSASENVAYNQDKDPATRAVQSWLKSSGHLANIKGNANLTGVGVAVNGQGVVYFTQIFIRS, from the coding sequence ATGCTTAAAACAACAATTTACGCCGTTGCGTTAGGAACTTTCGCTCTCACCAGTGGAGCGAGTGCAGTTTCTCTCCAAATTCAACCTCCTGCACCCAAGTCTTCATCTATTTCCAGCGATCGCCTTCTCGCACAATACAGTTTTCCGAGACAATATAATCGTCTTCCCGCAAGATATCCTGGGCAATCTTACCCCCAAAGACCCTATAATCCCTCAGGTGGACAAAATAATCCTTCCAGCCCTTCAGGTGGACAAAATAATCCTTCCAGCCCTTCAGGTGGACAAAATAACCCTTCCAGCCCTTCAGGTGGACAAAATAACCCTTCCAGCCCTTCAGGTGGACAAAATAACCCTTCCAGCCCTTCAGGTGGACAAAATAACCCTTCCAGCCCTTCAGGTGGGCAAAATAATGGCAACTCAGCCTCTATAGAACAGGCAGTTTTCGATCAAGTTAATCAATACAGACAGTCCCAGGGCCTACCAGCATTAACCCGGAACGCTAGCATTGACGAGCAAGCCAGAACTCACAGCCAAAATATGGCTAGTGGTAAAGTTCCCTTTAGCCACCAGGGATTTGATCAGCGTGTGAAAGCGCTGAATATGCCCAACAAATCCGCAAGTGAAAACGTTGCTTATAACCAAGATAAAGACCCAGCAACACGCGCAGTGCAAAGTTGGCTCAAAAGCTCAGGACACCTAGCCAATATTAAAGGTAATGCCAACTTGACTGGGGTTGGTGTTGCTGTTAACGGTCAAGGTGTAGTTTATTTCACCCAAATTTTCATTCGTTCTTAG
- a CDS encoding response regulator transcription factor → MVMLSATNPKILVVDDDFGVRNLIYRFLSRKYQIESAADGKTALSLFEQFNPALVILDWNLPDTSGYSLCQEMQSRNNVLVMILTGRTEEADKIKILAAGADDFITKPFSLAEIEVRVQALLRRIRSIKPSPSQRLIFKQLAINPEGREVTLNDKPLNLTALEFNILHFLASHPGQAWSRPQLIQKIWGCDYVGDGRVVDVHIGQLRKKLESDTSIPEFIKTVRGYGYKFEIPESTPI, encoded by the coding sequence ATGGTGATGCTTTCCGCTACAAACCCCAAAATTCTTGTTGTAGATGACGATTTTGGAGTCCGTAACCTCATATATCGCTTTTTAAGTCGCAAATATCAAATAGAGTCTGCGGCTGACGGTAAAACAGCTTTGTCATTGTTTGAGCAATTCAACCCAGCCTTGGTGATTCTTGATTGGAATCTTCCCGATACTAGTGGCTATAGTCTTTGTCAAGAAATGCAGAGCCGTAATAACGTCTTGGTGATGATCTTGACTGGAAGAACAGAGGAAGCTGACAAAATTAAAATCCTGGCGGCTGGTGCTGATGACTTCATTACTAAGCCATTTAGTTTGGCTGAAATTGAAGTTCGTGTCCAAGCTCTTTTAAGACGTATCCGCTCTATTAAACCTTCTCCTTCACAACGCTTGATCTTTAAGCAGCTAGCAATTAACCCAGAAGGAAGAGAAGTAACTCTGAACGATAAACCTCTGAATCTCACCGCTTTGGAGTTTAATATTCTCCATTTCTTAGCTAGTCATCCTGGTCAAGCTTGGAGCCGTCCTCAATTGATTCAAAAAATTTGGGGTTGTGACTATGTAGGAGATGGACGGGTGGTTGATGTACACATCGGACAGCTACGTAAAAAGTTAGAATCTGATACCAGTATACCGGAGTTTATTAAAACTGTTCGCGGTTACGGTTATAAGTTTGAAATACCAGAATCTACACCAATTTAA
- the petM gene encoding cytochrome b6-f complex subunit PetM, whose translation MSGELLNAALLSFGLIFVGWALGALLLKIQGAEE comes from the coding sequence ATGAGCGGCGAACTTCTGAATGCAGCTTTGTTATCTTTCGGCTTAATCTTCGTAGGTTGGGCTTTGGGTGCTTTACTATTGAAAATCCAAGGCGCAGAAGAATAA
- a CDS encoding DUF5340 domain-containing protein yields the protein MEQIPLPSPIHYELILQLLERQTMSAVSKNPDLRHQVNQLIITLRKAAAQQKHLENSCLGSSLSVEHRWSINHHDQQVATPD from the coding sequence ATGGAGCAAATTCCCCTACCCTCACCCATCCATTATGAACTCATACTCCAATTATTAGAAAGACAAACTATGTCAGCAGTCAGTAAAAACCCTGATTTGCGGCATCAAGTAAATCAATTAATTATTACACTAAGAAAAGCAGCAGCCCAGCAAAAACACTTAGAAAACTCTTGTCTAGGTTCTTCCCTATCAGTAGAACATCGTTGGTCAATCAACCATCATGATCAGCAAGTTGCAACTCCTGATTAA